In Bacteroidota bacterium, a genomic segment contains:
- a CDS encoding PQQ-like beta-propeller repeat protein has translation MKEFVVVLIALIINTALFSQESSQWRGKNRDGKYHETALLKKWPEDGPKLLWHFDELGLGHASACVTNEMVYTAGTTSEDGFIIAFDHSGKEVWRITYGKEWMDSYDGNRTTPVVNGGKLYMLSGYGKLVCLDAKTGNEIWNLDLFEKYLGRNTRWGMTENLAIEGDKLFCTVGGEEANVIALNKNTGKLIWECKGLGEKSAYNSPAIIKLSTRTLLITVTESAILGIDIANGKLLWNFTHPNKYSVQANTALFYEGMIYFVNGYGNGGVMLKLSDDGSSISEVWKNSSLDNKMGGVILLDGKIYGSGDYNREWFCLDWKTGEQLYTSKEMKKGNIIFADGMFYCYSQSGNVHLVDPKTENFEPVSSFKVPFGSKQHWAHSVIHNKKLYIRHGGSLMVYSIGE, from the coding sequence ATGAAAGAATTTGTTGTTGTCCTGATTGCTTTGATTATAAATACAGCTTTGTTTTCGCAAGAATCTTCGCAATGGCGAGGAAAAAATCGCGATGGAAAATATCACGAAACAGCTTTGTTGAAAAAATGGCCTGAAGACGGTCCGAAACTTCTATGGCATTTCGATGAACTCGGTTTAGGGCACGCCTCAGCCTGTGTAACCAACGAAATGGTTTATACTGCAGGAACAACAAGCGAAGACGGTTTTATTATTGCTTTCGACCATAGCGGGAAAGAAGTTTGGAGAATAACTTACGGAAAAGAATGGATGGATAGTTATGATGGAAATAGAACAACACCGGTAGTAAACGGCGGAAAATTATATATGTTGAGCGGTTATGGTAAACTTGTTTGTCTTGATGCAAAAACTGGTAATGAGATATGGAACTTAGATCTTTTCGAAAAATACCTTGGAAGAAATACCAGATGGGGAATGACTGAAAATCTTGCTATTGAAGGCGATAAACTATTCTGCACAGTAGGAGGAGAAGAAGCAAATGTTATAGCTTTAAATAAAAACACAGGAAAATTAATTTGGGAATGTAAAGGTTTGGGCGAAAAAAGTGCTTATAATTCGCCAGCAATAATAAAATTATCCACAAGAACACTTCTAATTACGGTTACTGAAAGTGCTATTCTCGGTATCGACATTGCTAACGGAAAACTGCTTTGGAACTTCACACATCCCAACAAATATTCTGTTCAGGCAAACACTGCTTTATTTTACGAAGGGATGATTTATTTTGTAAATGGATATGGAAATGGAGGTGTAATGTTAAAATTGTCGGATGATGGTTCAAGTATTTCAGAAGTTTGGAAAAATTCTTCCTTAGACAACAAAATGGGAGGTGTTATTCTATTGGATGGAAAAATCTATGGTTCAGGCGATTACAATAGAGAATGGTTTTGCCTCGATTGGAAAACAGGCGAACAGCTTTACACATCGAAAGAAATGAAAAAAGGAAATATTATTTTTGCCGATGGAATGTTTTATTGTTATTCCCAGTCGGGAAATGTTCATCTTGTTGACCCAAAAACCGAAAATTTTGAACCAGTTAGTTCCTTCAAAGTTCCTTTCGGTTCGAAACAACATTGGGCACATTCGGTAATCCACAACAAAAAACTTTATATTCGTCATGGGGGTTCGTTGATGGTATATTCTATCGGGGAATAA
- a CDS encoding PQQ-binding-like beta-propeller repeat protein: protein MKQPNYFTIIFLLLSLSLFTFWFIYNPVEDFAASIPGQDNRPDKNSASFEVINIGEDFKKFSNKKSDLTGKWERFRGLNFDNINTEKIPLINNFGNKEVKILWKVNLGEGHAAPAIYNGNVFLIDYDETQKADMLKCFSLESGEELWRRWYKIHIKRNHGMSRTIPAVSEKYIVTIGPRGHVMCLNSQNGDFLWGLDIEKKYETEIPFWYTGQCPLIDNGTAIIAPGGSSLMIAVDCASGEIVWEAPNPDNWKMSHSSIMPMFFEGKKMYVYAAVGGICGISAEAEDKGKLLWKTAEFTPNVVAPSPIVFPDGKIFMTAGYGAGSVLFQLKKKNDEFSVEILQKYKTKEGIASEQQTPLVFNNHIFSILPKDAGSSRNQFVCCKYDNCQNILWASGKSHRFGLGPYIIADNKFYILSDDGTLTIAKLSSSHFIFLDKSKIFDGQDAWGPLAIADGRLLMRDSKQMFCIDLRAGK, encoded by the coding sequence ATGAAGCAGCCAAATTACTTCACAATAATATTTTTACTTTTAAGCCTAAGTTTATTTACGTTTTGGTTTATTTACAATCCTGTTGAAGATTTTGCAGCAAGTATTCCCGGGCAGGATAACAGGCCTGATAAAAATTCTGCATCCTTTGAAGTAATTAATATTGGTGAAGATTTTAAGAAATTTTCTAACAAAAAATCTGATCTTACAGGAAAATGGGAACGTTTTAGAGGTTTGAATTTCGATAATATCAATACAGAAAAAATTCCCTTGATTAACAATTTTGGAAACAAAGAAGTGAAAATTCTCTGGAAAGTTAATCTTGGGGAAGGTCATGCTGCTCCAGCAATATATAATGGAAACGTATTTTTGATAGATTATGATGAAACCCAAAAAGCCGATATGCTCAAGTGCTTTTCGCTCGAAAGCGGTGAAGAATTGTGGCGGCGATGGTATAAAATTCATATAAAACGTAATCATGGAATGTCAAGGACGATTCCGGCAGTAAGCGAAAAATATATTGTAACTATTGGCCCACGTGGGCATGTTATGTGCTTAAATTCGCAAAATGGAGATTTTTTATGGGGGCTCGATATTGAGAAAAAATATGAAACTGAAATACCGTTTTGGTACACCGGTCAGTGTCCATTGATTGATAATGGTACAGCAATAATTGCTCCCGGAGGTAGCTCATTGATGATAGCTGTAGATTGTGCTTCGGGCGAAATTGTATGGGAAGCGCCAAATCCTGACAATTGGAAAATGTCTCATTCCTCAATCATGCCAATGTTTTTCGAAGGAAAAAAAATGTATGTTTATGCAGCAGTTGGTGGAATTTGCGGAATTTCAGCAGAAGCGGAAGATAAGGGAAAACTTTTGTGGAAAACTGCCGAATTTACTCCAAATGTTGTGGCACCTTCACCGATAGTTTTTCCCGATGGTAAAATATTTATGACTGCCGGCTATGGTGCAGGTTCAGTTTTATTTCAATTAAAAAAGAAAAATGATGAATTCTCTGTTGAGATTTTGCAAAAATATAAAACCAAAGAAGGAATAGCTTCTGAGCAACAAACACCACTCGTTTTTAACAATCATATATTTTCTATTTTGCCTAAAGATGCAGGTAGCAGCCGCAATCAGTTTGTTTGTTGTAAATACGACAATTGCCAAAACATTTTGTGGGCAAGCGGAAAATCGCATCGTTTTGGTTTAGGACCATATATTATTGCCGACAATAAATTTTATATTTTATCTGACGATGGAACTTTAACAATTGCAAAATTGAGCAGTTCGCATTTTATTTTTCTCGACAAATCGAAAATTTTTGACGGGCAGGATGCATGGGGACCCTTAGCAATTGCTGACGGCAGACTGTTGATGAGAGATTCGAAACAAATGTTTTGTATTGATTTGAGGGCTGGAAAATAG
- a CDS encoding TonB-dependent receptor produces the protein MIQKITRLFISALLLLFGNQAFTQENELEIIDKDVIVLKPYAPSISDAIKLSNMPRTKDTAKIDINFDYQIFPRQINTSYELKPVPAAKMKGEPLTKLYGNYLKLGFGTNLSPLAELSINNLRSKKYSIGAFVRHYSVNGKTKVDEQTYYPNFSKNSLKLYGKKFYSKAALFANIHFQTNKNLIYGYPANSENIIEKEELEFNRFSTIGFSTRYKTNISQKSKLNYDLKFGYSYFQDNENSNENNFLFHSNFNKKHFKGTVDMNVELESYIINPLAFVTEQMEFDSSKLTNTVLNINPNYSKSGKEWRYSIGFDFVSLFDPAADAEFHFYPNLKFEYKLVENFIISYFKYNGSFDVNSLQKLSSTNPFISMEMNHKNTNIKKNIFAGVKGNISSKIAFDVSANFKEVENMVFFENLCENNQRFQLVYKNVDYGTFHGELLYEKNDYLDFSIEGNIYTYNIEIEELSHIPKFDAQITARYNLQNKIILSSDIFFIGKRYANIYAANCNTAQTLMALSPIELDGTVDFNLGVEYFKNKNLSAFLKFNNIFAKKYFYWNQYPGQGFNVMAGVNFSF, from the coding sequence ATGATACAAAAAATAACAAGACTTTTCATTTCAGCATTATTACTCCTTTTTGGAAATCAAGCATTTACACAAGAAAATGAGCTTGAAATTATAGACAAAGACGTAATTGTTCTTAAACCATATGCACCTTCAATTTCCGATGCAATAAAACTTTCGAACATGCCACGCACTAAGGATACTGCAAAAATTGATATTAATTTTGATTACCAGATTTTTCCTCGTCAGATAAATACATCTTACGAATTAAAACCAGTTCCAGCTGCTAAAATGAAAGGTGAGCCTTTGACTAAACTTTACGGTAATTATTTGAAATTAGGATTTGGCACAAACTTAAGCCCTCTTGCCGAATTGAGTATTAACAATCTACGTTCGAAAAAATATTCTATTGGTGCTTTCGTCAGGCACTATTCAGTGAACGGAAAAACAAAGGTCGATGAACAAACTTATTATCCAAATTTCAGCAAAAACAGCCTGAAGCTTTATGGCAAAAAGTTTTATAGCAAAGCAGCCCTTTTCGCAAATATACATTTTCAAACTAATAAAAATTTGATTTATGGTTATCCTGCAAACAGCGAAAATATTATTGAAAAAGAAGAGCTTGAGTTCAATAGATTTTCAACTATCGGATTTTCAACAAGATATAAAACCAATATTAGCCAAAAGTCGAAACTTAATTATGACTTAAAATTTGGATATTCATACTTTCAAGACAATGAAAACAGCAATGAGAACAATTTTTTGTTTCATTCAAATTTTAATAAAAAACATTTTAAAGGGACTGTAGATATGAATGTAGAATTAGAAAGCTACATAATCAATCCCTTAGCATTTGTTACTGAACAAATGGAATTTGATAGTTCAAAACTTACGAACACAGTCTTAAATATTAACCCAAATTATTCGAAATCGGGTAAGGAATGGAGATATTCTATTGGTTTCGATTTTGTGAGTTTATTTGATCCCGCTGCCGATGCTGAATTTCATTTTTATCCAAATTTGAAATTTGAATATAAGTTGGTTGAAAACTTTATTATTTCATATTTTAAATATAATGGAAGTTTTGATGTAAATTCCTTGCAAAAACTTAGCTCTACAAATCCTTTCATTTCGATGGAAATGAATCATAAAAATACAAATATTAAGAAAAATATTTTTGCAGGAGTAAAGGGAAATATAAGTTCTAAAATTGCTTTTGATGTTTCGGCAAATTTCAAGGAAGTTGAAAATATGGTATTTTTCGAAAATCTTTGTGAAAATAACCAACGATTTCAACTGGTGTACAAAAATGTTGATTATGGAACTTTCCATGGAGAATTGTTATATGAAAAAAATGATTATTTAGATTTTTCTATTGAGGGAAATATATATACATACAACATTGAAATAGAAGAACTTTCGCATATACCAAAATTCGATGCTCAAATAACTGCCAGATATAATCTTCAGAACAAAATTATTCTTTCATCAGATATATTTTTCATAGGCAAAAGATATGCAAATATATACGCAGCAAATTGTAATACAGCACAAACATTAATGGCATTGTCACCAATAGAACTGGATGGCACAGTAGATTTTAATCTTGGTGTTGAATATTTTAAGAATAAAAACCTATCGGCATTTTTGAAGTTTAATAATATTTTTGCGAAAAAATATTTCTATTGGAATCAGTATCCCGGACAAGGTTTTAATGTAATGGCCGGTGTGAATTTTTCGTTTTAA
- a CDS encoding four helix bundle protein, which yields MKKVYELDIYKLSDELSDLVWYDFEKWDKKVQNTVGYQIIRSVDSITANIAEGYGRYTPADRKRFYIYSRGSFEETKSWLRKLIRREVINKADTLKYQKLVYNLGPKLNAFINSTKI from the coding sequence ATGAAAAAAGTTTATGAATTAGACATCTATAAATTATCCGATGAACTGTCCGATTTGGTTTGGTACGATTTTGAAAAATGGGATAAAAAAGTTCAAAATACTGTTGGTTATCAAATAATTAGATCAGTTGATAGTATAACTGCAAATATTGCAGAAGGATATGGTAGATATACTCCTGCTGATAGAAAAAGATTTTACATTTATTCGAGAGGTTCATTTGAAGAAACTAAATCCTGGCTTAGGAAATTAATTCGGAGAGAAGTGATAAATAAAGCTGATACTTTGAAATATCAAAAATTAGTTTATAATCTTGGACCAAAGTTGAATGCCTTCATCAATAGTACAAAAATATGA
- a CDS encoding tetratricopeptide repeat protein: MRQKIIIISTLLLLLSALKNSYSQESFISVSDNNIFKQAKELFEKEKFGSAQKLFQEVINSKTETFSHVKTDAEYYRAICAIELFHKDSEYLLKKFVEEHPEHPKVKYACFQMGKINYRHKRYSKAVKWFWKVDKFEFEDEELIEFYFKLGYSYFQTEELDSARLCFFEIKNDTSSEYSSPSTYYYAHIAYQQKNYQTALNHFNNLSDDSLFAAIVPYYITQIYYYKDDYEKIVDYAPDLLDNATPTRSSEIARIIGEAYFKLKDYKNAEPYLEKFKENEKSISREDKYLLAFVYYSNGKFEEASKLFKKVANGKDKFAQNSSFHLADCYIKLNDKTKAKAAFSEASKMDFDKNMAENALFNYAKLTYELSYSPFNETINTFEKFIEKYPESENIDLAYDFLVKVYTTSKNYKAALNSIEKISNKNQKIKEAYQRISYYRALELFTNLKYLAAINHFNKSLEYKKFNKQIKALSYFWKAEAFYRLKKYDDAIECYNNFLSTTGAFELKEYISANYSLGYCYFKLKDYPKSISWFRKYVNKNENISKTTGDAYNRIGDCYFVSKDYSNAIKYYDLAITINTIDVDYSLFNKAFSYGLLKKHSKKIKILENILTDFPQSQYTDDAIFEIGKSYVKIDSIQKAIEKFDAIIANHPTSSYIKKALLQLGLLHYNANQNSQALVAYKKIVEDYKGSAESKNALIGIKNIYIDEHQEDKYFEYVAQLGDFANISISEQDSLSYLSAENLYMSGNCKDSKGKFTKYISKYPDGNYLLNSHFFKADCNYQNDEFEEALSSYNYVIIQPKNSYTEEALLKAARINFYFKNFENAVQNCQSLEQIAENNTNLLEARIGQMRGFFKLNNDSNAIFAANRVLISDKVSDEIIREAHYILAKSFFSQNDYQSAVPELKIVASNVNTKEGAEAKYLLSEILFLQKQYELAEKEIIDFNNKNTPYYFWQAKAILLLSDIYINKDDIFMAKHSLQSIIEAYDVPNDGIIDEAQVKLNEIEENEEIDEILEENLDIEIDFDDNSEKNYNELFEPEKNEIDSITQKEMDRIFNETFETEKDSTKNN; encoded by the coding sequence ATGAGACAGAAAATAATAATTATCAGTACATTACTATTATTGTTAAGTGCTTTAAAAAATAGTTATTCGCAGGAGTCATTTATTTCTGTTTCGGATAACAACATATTTAAGCAAGCCAAAGAGTTATTTGAGAAAGAAAAATTCGGAAGTGCTCAAAAACTTTTTCAGGAAGTTATCAATAGTAAAACCGAAACTTTCAGCCATGTTAAAACCGATGCTGAATATTATAGAGCCATTTGTGCAATAGAACTTTTCCACAAAGATTCTGAATATTTGCTAAAAAAGTTTGTTGAAGAGCATCCGGAGCATCCAAAAGTGAAATATGCCTGTTTTCAAATGGGCAAAATTAACTATAGGCACAAACGCTACTCTAAAGCTGTGAAATGGTTTTGGAAAGTTGACAAATTTGAATTTGAGGATGAAGAACTCATTGAATTTTATTTCAAATTAGGATATAGCTATTTTCAGACAGAGGAATTGGACAGTGCAAGGCTTTGTTTTTTCGAAATTAAAAACGATACTTCTTCAGAATATTCTTCGCCATCAACTTACTATTATGCCCACATTGCCTACCAACAAAAAAATTACCAGACTGCCTTGAACCATTTTAACAATTTATCGGACGATTCGTTGTTTGCTGCAATTGTGCCTTACTATATCACCCAAATTTATTATTATAAAGATGACTACGAGAAAATTGTTGATTATGCCCCTGATTTATTGGATAATGCTACCCCTACTCGCTCTTCAGAAATTGCAAGAATAATTGGTGAAGCATATTTCAAATTGAAGGACTACAAAAATGCTGAACCTTATCTTGAAAAATTCAAAGAGAATGAAAAATCTATTTCGCGAGAAGATAAATATTTGTTGGCATTTGTGTATTACAGCAACGGAAAATTTGAAGAAGCAAGCAAATTATTTAAAAAAGTAGCAAACGGAAAAGATAAGTTTGCACAAAATTCGAGCTTTCACCTTGCCGATTGTTATATCAAACTAAATGATAAAACAAAAGCAAAGGCAGCATTTTCGGAAGCATCCAAAATGGATTTTGACAAAAATATGGCTGAGAACGCTCTATTCAATTATGCAAAACTTACTTATGAGCTATCGTACTCGCCATTCAATGAAACTATTAACACCTTTGAAAAATTTATTGAAAAATATCCTGAATCTGAAAATATCGATCTGGCTTACGACTTTTTAGTTAAAGTTTATACAACAAGCAAAAATTATAAAGCCGCACTAAATTCAATTGAAAAAATATCAAACAAAAATCAGAAAATTAAAGAAGCCTATCAAAGAATTTCATATTATCGGGCATTGGAACTTTTCACAAATTTGAAATATTTAGCAGCTATCAATCATTTCAATAAATCTTTGGAATATAAGAAATTCAATAAACAAATAAAGGCACTTTCCTATTTCTGGAAAGCCGAAGCATTTTACAGATTAAAAAAATATGATGATGCAATTGAATGCTATAATAATTTTCTTTCAACAACTGGAGCTTTCGAATTAAAAGAATATATATCAGCCAATTATAGTCTTGGATATTGTTATTTTAAATTGAAAGACTATCCAAAATCGATTTCATGGTTCAGAAAATATGTAAATAAAAACGAAAATATTTCGAAAACTACCGGCGATGCGTACAATAGAATTGGAGATTGCTATTTTGTGTCAAAAGACTATTCAAATGCAATAAAGTACTACGATTTGGCAATTACAATTAATACAATTGACGTTGATTATTCGCTTTTTAACAAAGCATTTTCTTACGGTTTGCTAAAAAAACATTCTAAAAAAATCAAAATCCTGGAAAATATTCTGACAGATTTTCCTCAATCGCAATACACAGATGATGCAATTTTTGAAATAGGTAAAAGCTATGTAAAAATTGATTCTATCCAAAAAGCAATTGAAAAATTTGATGCTATAATTGCCAATCATCCAACAAGTAGTTACATAAAAAAAGCATTGCTTCAACTTGGGCTTTTACATTACAATGCCAACCAAAACTCGCAGGCACTTGTAGCTTACAAAAAAATTGTTGAAGACTACAAAGGTTCAGCAGAATCGAAAAATGCACTTATTGGAATAAAAAACATTTACATAGATGAACATCAGGAAGATAAGTACTTTGAGTATGTTGCCCAACTTGGCGATTTTGCTAATATCAGCATTTCTGAACAAGATTCCTTAAGCTATCTTTCGGCTGAAAACCTTTACATGTCGGGCAATTGTAAAGATTCAAAAGGCAAATTTACAAAATACATTTCGAAATATCCGGACGGTAATTATTTATTGAATTCTCACTTTTTCAAAGCCGATTGCAATTATCAAAACGACGAATTTGAGGAGGCACTTTCGTCATATAATTATGTAATTATTCAGCCAAAAAACTCTTATACAGAAGAAGCCTTATTGAAAGCTGCAAGAATTAATTTCTATTTCAAAAACTTCGAAAATGCCGTTCAAAACTGCCAGTCTTTAGAACAAATTGCCGAAAATAACACTAATCTGCTTGAAGCTAGAATTGGACAAATGCGTGGTTTTTTCAAACTGAACAACGATTCAAATGCCATTTTCGCTGCAAATAGAGTTCTTATTTCCGATAAAGTTTCTGACGAAATTATTCGTGAAGCTCACTATATTTTGGCAAAATCGTTTTTTTCGCAAAATGATTATCAATCGGCTGTTCCCGAACTAAAAATTGTTGCTTCGAACGTAAATACCAAAGAAGGAGCCGAAGCAAAATATTTGCTGTCGGAAATACTATTTTTACAAAAACAGTATGAACTTGCCGAAAAAGAAATAATTGATTTTAATAATAAGAACACGCCCTACTATTTTTGGCAGGCAAAAGCAATATTGTTATTATCAGACATTTACATAAACAAAGACGATATTTTTATGGCCAAGCATAGCCTGCAAAGCATAATTGAAGCTTACGATGTTCCGAACGATGGTATTATTGATGAAGCTCAGGTAAAACTGAACGAAATAGAAGAAAATGAAGAGATTGATGAAATTTTGGAAGAAAATCTTGATATAGAAATAGATTTCGATGATAATTCAGAAAAGAACTATAATGAACTTTTTGAACCTGAAAAAAATGAAATAGACTCGATAACTCAAAAAGAAATGGATAGAATTTTTAATGAAACATTTGAAACTGAGAAGGATAGTACGAAGAATAATTAA
- a CDS encoding fructose-6-phosphate aldolase: MYILKTKGSARIPDYIQIRDDDFILLNHFTVKNAKMMIQKYQLQIDESNLNEIIGDLPYGKLKKIEI; the protein is encoded by the coding sequence ATGTATATTTTAAAGACTAAAGGGTCAGCCCGTATTCCGGACTACATCCAGATAAGGGATGACGATTTTATTCTACTAAATCATTTCACTGTAAAAAATGCAAAAATGATGATTCAAAAATATCAGCTACAAATAGATGAAAGCAATCTTAATGAAATTATTGGAGATTTACCATATGGAAAACTAAAAAAAATTGAAATATAA
- a CDS encoding ATP-binding cassette domain-containing protein → MQENTIIKFKNASIYQKDELILSDVNLEIKKGEFVYFIGKVGSGKSSLLKTMYADLPLGNGEASVAGFNLIAIKDKQLPYLRRKIGFVFQDFQLLTDRNVYENLNFVLKATAWKKKSDIKNRISEVLEKVEMLDKINKMPHELSGGEQQRIVIARALLNNPEIILADEPTGNLDPKTSEGIMKLLFDISNNNRAVLMATHDYMIIEKFYSKTMKCTNKKLLEVDGENVQFEL, encoded by the coding sequence ATGCAGGAAAATACAATTATTAAATTTAAAAATGCTTCGATTTATCAGAAAGATGAGTTGATTTTATCAGATGTAAATTTAGAAATAAAAAAAGGTGAATTTGTTTATTTTATTGGAAAAGTTGGAAGTGGAAAATCCAGCCTTTTAAAAACAATGTATGCCGATTTGCCTCTTGGCAATGGAGAGGCTTCAGTAGCAGGCTTCAATTTGATAGCAATAAAAGATAAACAGCTTCCTTATTTGAGGCGAAAAATTGGATTCGTATTTCAAGATTTTCAATTATTGACTGATAGAAATGTATATGAAAATCTAAATTTTGTTTTAAAAGCAACCGCTTGGAAAAAAAAGTCGGATATAAAAAACAGGATTTCAGAAGTATTAGAAAAAGTTGAAATGCTCGATAAAATAAACAAAATGCCACACGAACTTTCAGGTGGCGAGCAGCAAAGAATAGTTATTGCAAGGGCTTTATTGAATAATCCTGAAATTATTCTTGCCGATGAACCTACAGGAAATCTCGACCCTAAAACATCTGAAGGAATTATGAAATTACTTTTCGATATCAGCAATAATAATCGGGCAGTTTTGATGGCTACACATGATTATATGATAATTGAAAAGTTTTATTCAAAAACAATGAAATGCACTAATAAAAAACTATTGGAGGTGGATGGTGAGAATGTGCAATTTGAATTATAA